From Segatella copri, the proteins below share one genomic window:
- a CDS encoding glutathione peroxidase gives MRTVYEFSVKDRKGKDVSLKEYANEVLLIVNTATKCGFTPQYEELEKLYETYHSQGFEILDFPCNQFGQQAPGTDESIHQFCKLTYGTEFQRYKKIKVNGDDAAPLFKFLKECKGFAGWDESHPLYPVLDKMLSEADPNYKESADIKWNFTKFLVNKKGQVVARFEPTTSFDVIAKAIEEWLNF, from the coding sequence ATGAGAACTGTTTACGAATTTTCTGTTAAAGACAGAAAGGGAAAGGATGTTTCCCTCAAGGAGTATGCCAACGAAGTGCTGCTCATCGTCAACACCGCCACAAAGTGTGGTTTCACCCCTCAGTATGAGGAACTGGAGAAACTTTATGAGACCTATCATTCTCAAGGTTTCGAAATACTTGATTTTCCTTGCAACCAGTTTGGTCAGCAAGCCCCTGGTACAGATGAAAGCATTCATCAGTTCTGCAAGCTTACATACGGCACAGAGTTCCAGCGCTACAAGAAGATCAAGGTAAACGGAGACGATGCTGCCCCTCTCTTCAAATTTCTGAAAGAATGTAAGGGCTTTGCTGGTTGGGACGAGAGCCACCCTCTCTACCCTGTTCTCGACAAGATGTTGAGCGAGGCTGATCCTAACTACAAGGAGAGTGCCGATATCAAGTGGAACTTCACCAAGTTCCTCGTTAACAAGAAGGGTCAGGTTGTAGCCCGCTTCGAGCCTACCACAAGCTTCGATGTCATCGCTAAGGCTATCGAAGAGTGGTTGAAC